A genomic region of Xanthomonas fragariae contains the following coding sequences:
- a CDS encoding discoidin domain-containing protein, which yields MAAVASVAGVAQAQERMLDGFDDIGAWRLVVSNQVSGSLRPVATTSGGHALCLDYNFNGVSGYVGIRRNLPIEYPENYRIGFALRGESPSNDLQVKLIDASGDNVWWVNRPGFNFPNNWTTVSYRKRNIEKAWGPGQDKQLRSSADVEFTIYNKVGGKGTVCFDHLTLTPLAPEDTLPLKAEAITDTAPALEQRLADGKPDTFWLSGAVKQQTVTLDLGKVREFGGAVVQWVPGLQASQYTVRASSDGRGWRDLRTVTAGAGDTDWLALPDTEARYLRFDLKDGPNWRYGIKDVQLQPLAFAATPNDFIKSLAAQMPRGSYPRGFSGEQPYWTILGLDGGTEQGLIGEDGAVEVGKGGFSIEPFVVTGGKLLHWSDVSSEQGLQDDCLPIPSVDWHHDLMNLRVTAFVQGTPDQAQLVARYQLHNTGKEARDFTLALAVRPFQVNPPAQLLNTLGGVSRIEQLAVDGAQVSVNGRPRVFAAQRPDAGFASAFDSGMDVSHLTAATPPTITQVKDETGLASGVLLYRWKLQPGQRREVALVIPQTGTAQLPAGFDADTAQQQVAQQWRSKLDRVRISVPAEGKPMVDTLRTALAHMLISRIGPRLQPGTRSYSRSWIRDGAMISEGLLRLGHEDVVREYVDWFASYQFADGMVPCCVDDRGSDPVPENDSHGELIFNIAEYYRYTGDKAFLEKMWPHVTGAYDYMEKLRASERTEDNFMRNPAFYGMMPVSISHEGYSAKPVHSYWDNFWALRGYKDAVMLAGALNKPDDVTRFTAARDEFSGDLIASLGAAVRQHNLAFLPGSAELGDFDATSTTIALAPGGEQQRLPQDLLTNTFERYWKEFSDRRDSKREWKVYTPYEWRNVAAFVRLGWRDRAWDATAFFFKDRAPQPWNQWTEVVSRTPRTPFFVGDLPHAWVASDFVRSVLDMFAYGRESDASLVIAAGAPTRWFEGKGIGIAELRTPYGRLNYTLQRADKQLVLQLQPGLILPPGGVVLPWPYQGTPGKASINGESAEWHNGELRIQQLPANVQIDVPSAVRRAERATQ from the coding sequence ATGGCTGCGGTCGCTAGCGTTGCGGGCGTGGCGCAGGCGCAGGAGCGCATGCTCGACGGCTTCGACGACATCGGCGCCTGGCGCTTGGTGGTCTCCAATCAGGTCAGCGGCTCGCTGCGCCCGGTGGCCACCACTTCTGGCGGACATGCGCTGTGCCTGGACTACAACTTCAACGGCGTGTCCGGTTATGTCGGCATCCGTCGCAATTTGCCGATCGAGTATCCTGAAAACTACCGCATCGGCTTCGCGCTGCGCGGCGAGTCGCCGTCCAACGATCTGCAGGTCAAGCTGATCGATGCCAGCGGCGACAACGTGTGGTGGGTCAACCGGCCGGGCTTTAATTTCCCGAACAACTGGACCACCGTCAGTTACCGCAAGCGCAACATCGAAAAGGCCTGGGGCCCGGGCCAGGACAAGCAACTGCGCAGCAGCGCGGATGTGGAATTCACCATTTACAACAAGGTCGGTGGCAAGGGCACGGTGTGCTTCGACCACCTGACCCTGACCCCGCTAGCGCCGGAAGACACCTTGCCGCTCAAGGCCGAGGCCATCACCGATACTGCACCCGCATTGGAACAACGGCTGGCTGACGGCAAACCGGACACCTTCTGGCTCAGCGGCGCGGTCAAGCAACAGACGGTGACGCTGGATCTGGGCAAGGTGCGCGAATTCGGCGGCGCGGTGGTGCAGTGGGTGCCGGGCCTGCAGGCCTCCCAGTACACGGTGCGTGCGTCCAGCGACGGACGCGGCTGGCGCGATCTGCGCACCGTCACCGCCGGTGCCGGCGACACCGATTGGCTGGCGCTGCCGGATACCGAAGCGCGCTATCTGCGTTTCGATCTCAAGGACGGCCCCAACTGGCGTTACGGCATCAAGGATGTGCAGCTGCAGCCGCTTGCGTTTGCGGCAACGCCAAACGATTTCATCAAGTCGCTGGCCGCGCAGATGCCTCGTGGCAGTTATCCGCGCGGCTTCTCCGGCGAGCAGCCGTACTGGACCATTCTGGGTCTTGACGGCGGCACCGAGCAGGGTCTGATCGGCGAAGACGGCGCGGTGGAAGTGGGCAAGGGCGGTTTCAGCATCGAGCCGTTCGTGGTGACCGGTGGCAAGCTGCTGCATTGGTCCGACGTCAGCAGCGAGCAAGGCCTGCAGGACGATTGCTTGCCAATTCCCAGCGTCGATTGGCATCACGATCTGATGAATCTGCGTGTCACCGCATTCGTGCAGGGCACACCCGATCAGGCACAACTGGTCGCACGCTATCAACTGCATAACACCGGCAAGGAAGCGCGCGACTTCACCCTGGCACTGGCGGTGCGCCCGTTCCAGGTCAACCCGCCAGCGCAGTTGCTGAACACCTTGGGTGGCGTCAGTCGTATCGAGCAACTGGCCGTGGATGGCGCGCAGGTCAGTGTCAACGGCAGACCGCGCGTGTTTGCCGCGCAGCGTCCGGATGCCGGTTTCGCCAGCGCTTTCGACAGCGGTATGGATGTCAGTCATCTCACTGCCGCCACACCGCCCACGATCACCCAGGTGAAGGACGAAACCGGCCTGGCATCGGGCGTGCTGCTGTATCGCTGGAAGCTGCAGCCCGGCCAGCGTCGTGAAGTGGCACTGGTGATTCCGCAGACCGGCACGGCGCAGTTGCCAGCAGGTTTCGATGCCGACACGGCGCAGCAACAGGTTGCCCAGCAGTGGCGCAGCAAGCTCGATCGCGTGCGCATCAGCGTGCCGGCCGAAGGCAAGCCGATGGTCGATACACTGCGTACTGCCCTGGCGCATATGTTGATCTCGCGCATCGGCCCGCGCCTGCAGCCCGGCACGCGCTCGTATTCGCGCAGCTGGATCCGCGATGGCGCGATGATTTCCGAAGGCCTGTTGCGGCTCGGCCATGAGGATGTGGTGCGCGAGTACGTGGACTGGTTCGCGTCGTATCAGTTTGCCGATGGCATGGTGCCGTGCTGCGTGGACGATCGCGGCAGCGACCCGGTGCCGGAAAACGATAGCCATGGCGAGCTGATCTTCAACATCGCCGAGTACTACCGCTACACCGGCGACAAGGCGTTCCTGGAAAAGATGTGGCCGCACGTCACCGGCGCCTACGACTACATGGAAAAGCTGCGCGCCAGCGAACGCACCGAAGACAACTTCATGCGCAACCCGGCCTTCTACGGAATGATGCCGGTGTCGATCAGTCACGAAGGCTATTCGGCCAAGCCGGTGCATTCGTATTGGGACAACTTTTGGGCGTTGCGCGGCTACAAGGACGCGGTGATGCTGGCCGGCGCGCTCAACAAGCCCGACGACGTTACCCGTTTCACTGCCGCACGCGATGAGTTCAGCGGCGATCTGATCGCTTCGCTAGGTGCGGCCGTGCGTCAGCACAACCTCGCTTTTCTGCCCGGTTCGGCCGAGCTCGGCGATTTCGACGCGACCTCCACGACCATCGCATTGGCCCCGGGTGGCGAGCAGCAACGTCTGCCGCAAGACCTGCTGACCAATACCTTCGAGCGCTATTGGAAGGAGTTCTCCGATCGTCGCGACAGCAAGCGCGAATGGAAGGTCTACACGCCGTACGAGTGGCGAAATGTGGCTGCATTTGTGCGCCTTGGCTGGCGCGACCGCGCCTGGGACGCCACCGCGTTTTTCTTCAAGGACCGTGCACCGCAACCGTGGAATCAGTGGACCGAAGTGGTCTCACGCACACCGCGCACACCGTTCTTTGTCGGCGACCTGCCGCATGCCTGGGTTGCCTCGGACTTCGTGCGCTCAGTGCTTGACATGTTTGCCTATGGGCGCGAATCCGATGCCAGCCTGGTGATCGCCGCGGGCGCGCCGACGCGCTGGTTCGAAGGCAAGGGCATTGGCATCGCCGAACTGCGCACGCCGTACGGGCGCCTCAACTACACCTTACAGCGTGCCGACAAGCAACTGGTATTGCAGCTGCAGCCCGGCCTGATCCTGCCGCCGGGCGGCGTGGTGTTGCCCTGGCCTTACCAGGGCACGCCGGGCAAGGCCAGCATCAACGGCGAGTCGGCTGAGTGGCATAACGGTGAGCTACGCATCCAGCAACTGCCTGCCAACGTGCAGATCGATGTGCCCAGCGCGGTGCGGCGCGCCGAGCGCGCCACGCAATGA
- a CDS encoding TraB/GumN family protein, giving the protein MNDSMTEQTTYVLDDALSGQPHRIVERDGVRYTLLGTAHVSLASVTAVQRAIGSGRYDAVAVELDAQRLQALSDPDALARLDLVQVIRKGRVALFAANLALAAYQRRLAKQLGIEPGAELKEAVNLARAQGLPVHLIDREVGLTFKRASGRLGFFGKMKLAGGLLGGLFAADEVGEEEIEKLKQGDMLEASFGDFASESPELYETVIAERDQYMATRLREEATASQHEVLAVVGAGHLAGLARHLEQDTDAPGPLRESLEYVQQRKRVPWITLGILTVVIAGIAIGFWRGGLSMGADLLLQWAMYTGGLAALGCLLAGSHPLSILTAAVVAPFKPFRLSVPTGAFAALVEVHMRKPAYGDFLSLRDDAQTLRGWYRNRVSRVVLTFLLTNFGSMAGVGLAGVQIFQRLHG; this is encoded by the coding sequence ATGAATGACTCCATGACTGAGCAGACTACCTACGTTCTGGACGATGCCCTGTCCGGCCAGCCGCACCGCATCGTCGAACGCGATGGCGTGCGCTACACCTTGCTCGGCACTGCGCACGTGTCGCTCGCAAGTGTCACCGCAGTGCAGCGGGCAATCGGCAGCGGACGCTACGACGCGGTGGCGGTCGAGCTGGATGCGCAACGTCTACAAGCGCTAAGCGACCCGGACGCCCTCGCCCGCCTGGACCTGGTGCAGGTGATCCGCAAGGGCCGCGTGGCCTTGTTTGCCGCGAACCTGGCACTGGCTGCCTATCAGCGCCGCCTGGCCAAGCAGCTCGGTATCGAGCCGGGTGCGGAGTTGAAGGAAGCGGTCAATCTGGCGCGCGCGCAAGGCTTGCCGGTGCACTTGATCGATCGCGAGGTCGGCCTGACCTTCAAGCGTGCGTCCGGGCGGCTTGGGTTCTTCGGCAAGATGAAGTTGGCCGGCGGCTTGCTCGGCGGCCTGTTTGCGGCCGATGAGGTGGGCGAGGAAGAAATCGAAAAGCTCAAACAAGGCGACATGCTGGAAGCGAGCTTCGGCGACTTCGCCAGCGAAAGCCCCGAGTTGTATGAGACCGTGATTGCCGAGCGCGATCAGTACATGGCCACGCGTCTGCGCGAAGAAGCCACTGCCAGCCAGCACGAAGTATTAGCGGTCGTTGGTGCCGGGCATCTGGCCGGCCTGGCGCGGCATCTGGAACAGGACACCGATGCGCCCGGCCCGCTGCGCGAGTCGTTGGAATACGTGCAGCAGCGCAAACGCGTTCCGTGGATCACGCTGGGCATTCTGACCGTCGTCATCGCCGGCATCGCGATTGGCTTCTGGCGCGGCGGCCTGAGCATGGGCGCCGACCTGCTGTTGCAGTGGGCGATGTATACCGGCGGCCTGGCCGCGCTGGGCTGTTTATTGGCCGGCAGCCACCCGCTGAGCATTCTTACCGCCGCCGTGGTGGCGCCATTTAAACCGTTCCGCTTGAGCGTGCCGACCGGCGCGTTTGCGGCGCTGGTCGAGGTGCATATGCGCAAGCCGGCCTATGGCGACTTCCTGTCGCTACGCGACGATGCGCAGACGCTGCGCGGTTGGTACCGCAATCGCGTGTCGCGTGTGGTGCTGACGTTCCTGTTGACCAACTTCGGCAGCATGGCCGGTGTGGGGTTGGCAGGCGTGCAGATTTTTCAGCGCTTGCATGGGTGA
- a CDS encoding carbohydrate ABC transporter permease, with the protein MSRDVGQSRWHALLINGGLLLLALISLAPLLWMLSVSLMPTGEASRFPPPMLPSAFTTANYRELFARTRMARNFANSLMVSGLITLGSLLINTMAGYAFAKLQFVGRERIFKILMAALVIPAQVAMLPLFLLMKQLHLVNNIGGVVVPALATVFGIFLVRQYARSIPDELIEAARIDGASEMRIFFQIVLPMLKPVLVTLSIFTFMGSWNDFMWPLIVLTDQEQHTLPVALAALSREHMMDVELMMAGAVVTVIPVLLLFLLLQRYYIQGLLLGSVKG; encoded by the coding sequence ATGAGTCGTGATGTTGGCCAATCGCGCTGGCATGCCTTGCTGATCAACGGCGGCTTGCTGTTGCTGGCACTGATCAGCCTGGCGCCGCTGCTGTGGATGCTGTCGGTCTCGTTAATGCCGACCGGCGAGGCCAGCCGTTTCCCGCCACCGATGCTGCCCTCGGCCTTCACCACGGCCAACTACCGCGAACTGTTCGCACGCACCCGCATGGCGCGCAACTTCGCCAACAGCCTGATGGTATCCGGGCTGATCACGCTCGGCTCGCTGCTGATCAACACCATGGCCGGTTATGCGTTCGCCAAGCTGCAGTTCGTCGGCCGCGAGCGCATCTTCAAGATCCTGATGGCCGCGTTAGTGATCCCGGCACAGGTGGCGATGTTGCCGCTGTTCCTGCTGATGAAGCAGTTGCATCTGGTTAACAACATCGGCGGGGTGGTGGTGCCGGCGCTGGCGACGGTCTTCGGCATTTTTCTGGTACGTCAGTACGCCCGCAGCATTCCCGATGAGCTGATCGAAGCCGCGCGCATCGACGGCGCAAGCGAGATGCGGATCTTCTTTCAGATCGTGCTGCCGATGCTCAAGCCGGTGCTAGTTACCTTGTCCATCTTCACCTTCATGGGCTCGTGGAACGACTTCATGTGGCCGCTGATCGTGCTGACCGACCAGGAGCAACACACCTTGCCGGTGGCGCTGGCGGCGCTGTCGCGCGAGCACATGATGGACGTGGAATTGATGATGGCTGGCGCGGTGGTGACGGTGATTCCGGTGCTACTGTTGTTCCTGCTGCTGCAGCGTTACTACATTCAAGGTCTTCTGCTGGGGAGTGTGAAGGGGTGA
- a CDS encoding IS5 family transposase, with amino-acid sequence MRTRRPAAEDMPADELFRSRLENQIDLRHPLARLSQRMPWTALEQALSSRLPATQAGGGRPALPVRLIAGLLYLKHAYDLSDEAVCERWLENPYWQFFTGEVVFQTRLPCDASSLTRWRQRLGEAGMEELLAHTINAAHAMQAVDARELSRVIVDTTVQEKAIAYPTDSRLLEVARKKLVLVARRHGIGLRQSYARQGPALSRKAGRYAHARQFKRMQRVLRRQRTVLGRVLRDIERKLDQVEPGVRERIAVWLERAQRLYTQRPKDKQKLYALHAPEVECIGKGKARQAYEFGVKVGIAVTACKGLVVGARSFPGNPYDGDTLAEQLEQTRGLLQDVSVEPTVAIVDLGYRGRAVDGVQVLHRGKAKTLTRRQWRWIKRRQAVEPVIGHLKDDCRLRRCRLKGAQGDALHVLGCAAGYNLRWLLRWIAFLRAWMRAMGWSSLSTAPLSPTALGA; translated from the coding sequence ATGCGTACACGCCGTCCTGCTGCCGAAGACATGCCTGCCGATGAGTTGTTTCGATCGCGGCTGGAGAACCAGATCGATCTGCGTCATCCGCTGGCGCGGCTGAGCCAACGGATGCCGTGGACGGCGTTGGAGCAAGCACTTTCATCGCGCTTGCCGGCCACCCAGGCCGGTGGCGGTCGGCCGGCATTGCCGGTGCGGCTGATTGCCGGTTTGCTCTACCTCAAACACGCCTACGACCTGTCCGATGAAGCGGTGTGCGAGCGCTGGCTGGAGAATCCGTACTGGCAGTTCTTCACCGGTGAGGTCGTGTTCCAGACGCGTTTGCCGTGCGATGCCAGCTCGCTGACGCGCTGGCGGCAGCGCCTGGGTGAGGCCGGGATGGAAGAGCTGCTGGCGCACACCATCAACGCCGCGCATGCGATGCAGGCGGTGGACGCACGCGAGTTGTCGCGGGTGATCGTGGACACCACGGTGCAAGAGAAGGCGATCGCCTATCCGACCGACAGCCGTTTGCTGGAGGTGGCACGCAAGAAGCTGGTTTTAGTGGCCAGGCGGCACGGCATCGGATTGCGGCAGAGCTACGCGCGGCAAGGCCCGGCCCTGAGCCGCAAGGCAGGTCGGTATGCGCATGCGCGCCAGTTCAAGCGCATGCAGCGCGTGCTGCGACGTCAACGCACGGTATTGGGGCGGGTGTTGCGCGATATCGAGCGCAAGCTGGACCAGGTGGAACCCGGCGTGCGCGAGCGCATCGCTGTCTGGCTGGAACGTGCGCAACGGCTGTACACGCAGCGTCCGAAGGACAAACAAAAACTCTACGCATTGCATGCCCCGGAAGTGGAATGCATCGGCAAGGGCAAGGCGCGTCAAGCGTACGAATTCGGCGTCAAGGTCGGCATTGCGGTCACCGCCTGCAAGGGATTGGTCGTGGGTGCGCGCAGCTTCCCGGGCAACCCGTACGACGGCGATACCTTGGCCGAGCAGCTGGAGCAGACACGCGGGTTGCTGCAGGATGTGAGCGTAGAACCGACGGTGGCGATCGTGGACCTGGGCTATCGCGGGCGCGCGGTCGATGGCGTGCAGGTCCTGCATCGCGGCAAGGCCAAGACCCTGACGCGACGGCAATGGCGCTGGATCAAGCGACGGCAGGCGGTGGAGCCGGTGATCGGACATCTGAAAGACGACTGCCGGTTGCGTCGCTGCAGGCTGAAAGGTGCCCAAGGCGATGCGCTGCACGTGCTCGGCTGCGCCGCCGGCTACAACCTGCGCTGGCTGCTGCGCTGGATCGCGTTTTTGCGTGCCTGGATGCGGGCGATGGGATGGTCATCCTTGAGTACCGCGCCGCTGTCACCGACGGCACTTGGCGCTTGA